A genomic stretch from Pomacea canaliculata isolate SZHN2017 linkage group LG2, ASM307304v1, whole genome shotgun sequence includes:
- the LOC112557008 gene encoding uncharacterized protein LOC112557008 isoform X2 has protein sequence MASKRRVRGANWSDGEMKTLIDYVAQHYSTLFDKLNVKVTRKKKNLMWQEVTEMLNERWGMNRPVRKIKRKWFELKACAVAFQTSRKNFSTCGGLTDEKPWYTDIILDIIGEDNDILNESDDGEESTDQYDPTFQNKEQDEHWHDDGSNSFDAAQSMVHHSGETMQAPWKRLLKTKPTQAASKNICLQETFSTASDLETPHFP, from the exons ATGGCTTCCAAAAGGCGAGTTCGAGGTGCCAACTGGTCTGATGGAGAAATGAAGACACTAATAGATTATGTTGCGCAACATTACAGCACGCTGTTTGATAAATTAAACGTGAAAGTAACgcgcaaaaagaaaaatctgatgTGGCAAGAGGTGACGGAAATGTTGAATGAGAGGTGGGGAATGAACCGACCTGTGcgaaaaataaaacgaaaatgGTTCGAACTTAAGGCATGTGCTGTGGCCTTTCAAACTTCCAGGAAAAATTTTTCGACATGTGGCGGGCTTACAGACGAGAAGCCCTGGTATACTGATATTATATTGGATATCATAGGCGAGGACAACGACATTCTGAATGAAAGTGATG ATGGAGAGGAGTCAACTGATCAGTATGATCCCACATTTCAGAACAAAG AGCAAGACGAACACTGGCATGATGATGGCTCCAACAGTTTTGATGCAGCCCAAAGTATGGTCCACCATAGTGGAG AAACCATGCAAGCACCATGGAAGCGCCTACTCAAGACCAAACCTACACAGGCAGCATCCAAGAATATATGCCTGCAAGAAACATTCAGTACAGCTAGTGACCTTGAAACACCACATTTTCCATGA
- the LOC112557007 gene encoding WD repeat-containing protein 61-like: MSVHSISFKQESAHNDSIWSAAWGRSDQDSLGAETIVTGSVDDLVKIWRWQGEKLELRHTLEGHQLGVVSVDINSTGTLAASSSLDSHVKIWDLENGKQAKSIDAGPVDAWTIAFSPDSRFLASGSHTGKINLFGVDSGRKETSLDTRGKFTLSIAYSPDGKYIASGALDGIVNVFDISTGKLIHTLEGHAMPIRSLCFSPDSQLLVTASDDCHIKIYDVQHANLAGTLSGHASWVLSVDFCPDNTHFVSASSDKSVKIWDAGTRQCIHTFYEHTDQVWSAKYSPSGTRIVSVSDDRAIHVYDCPT; encoded by the exons ATGAGCGTG cATTCCATTTCCTTCAAGCAGGAATCGG CACATAATGACAGCATCTGGAGTGCAGCCTGGGGACGCAGTGATCAAGATTCGCTGGGAGCAGAAACCATTGTCACAGGTTCGGTGGATGACTTAGTGAAAATCTGGAGATG GCAAGGAGAAAAGCTAGAATTGCGACACACATTGGAGGGACACCAGTTGGGAGTGGTTTCAGTGGATATCAATTCCACTGGGACAT TGGCTGCTTCCAGCAGTCTAGACAGTCATGTGAAAATCTGGGACTTAGAGAATGGCAAACAAGCAAAGTCAATTGATGCTGGGCCAG TGGATGCCTGGACCATTGCATTTTCTCCAGATTCCCGCTTCCTTGCATCAGGCAGTCACACAGGAAAAATCAATTTGTTTGGGGTTGACAGTGGAAGGAAAGAGACATCACTTGACACCAGAGGAAAATTTACATTGAGCATAGCTTAT AGCCCAGATGGAAAGTACATTGCTTCAGGTGCCTTAGATGGAATAGTAAATGTCTTTGACATCTCAACTGGAAAACTTATCCACACCTTGGAAG GTCATGCCATGCCAATCCGATCGCTGTGCTTCTCCCCAGACTCCCAACTTCTGGTGACGGCATCAGATGATTGTCACATTAAGATCTATGATGT acagcATGCAAATTTGGCTGGGACATTGTCAGGCCATGCTTCTTGGGTTCTGAGTGTTGACTTTTGTCCAGACAACACCCACTTTGTTTCTGC GTCATCTGACAAGTCTGTAAAGATCTGGGATGCAGGAACAAGACAGTGCATCCACACCTTTTATGAGCACACGGACCAG GTTTGGAGTGCCAAGTATAGTCCATCTGGAACACGGATTGTGTCTGTTTCTGATGACCGAGCCATCCATGTCTATGACTGCCCTACATAA
- the LOC112556999 gene encoding tripartite motif-containing protein 3-like isoform X2, producing the protein MTSAANGTQTGFDCRQERNVGKMWGQTEHKWPSGRRENTLINRPVDSKDAPSQHPTSVRTLVRDTEISNETFRENQLNSQVNFKGHVNVLFRYDEDLSPGCRIQYGREIVGRDSGHGYLQDATDVLCLSNSCILVTDFVNSRLQKFSNRGEHISYIKDNELLEPWATVMAPNGCLAVTSRKKRQVVLLNKDGQFQGSFGEDRFGCPSGIAVAADGNFVVSDFVRNKVLAFTPAGQFVHELGGRGVTFHQPRYVTVSQQGDIIVSDSGSHQLKVFDQSWKYIRSIGGYGKQDGCLKFPHATCVDVFGNILVCDRYNDRVSVFTRRGEFVRHLLTAAHGIRHPQGLTLSPDLHLYVTHGDLKANCVMVFSLQCEQEHWRKNVL; encoded by the exons atgacgtcagcagccaACGGCACGCAGACGGGTTTTGACTGTCGCCAGGAACGGAATGTTGGAAAGATGTGGGGACAAACAGAACACAAATGGCCGAGTGGCAGACGTGAAAATACGCTGATTAATCGGCCAGTGGACAGTAAAGACGCCCCATCACAGCATCCAACATCAGTCAGAACATTGGTCAGAGACACCGAAATAAGTAATG AGACGTTCAGAGAGAATCAGCTGAACAGTCAAGTCAACTTTAAAGGTCACGTTAACGTCCTTTTTCGCTATGACGAAGACCTGAGCCCCGGATGTAGGATTCAGTACGGTCGGGAAATCGTCGGACGGGACAGTGGACATGGATATCTGCAAGATGCTACGGACGTCTTGTGTCTCTCTAATTCCTGTATCTTGGTCACAGACTTTGTCAACAGTCGTTTGCAG AAGTTCAGCAACAGAGGTGAACACATCAGCTACATTAAAGATAACGAACTTCTCGAACCCTGGGCTACCGTGATGGCGCCGAACGGTTGTCTGGCAGTGACTTCGCGCAAGAAGAGACAGGTGGTGCTGCTGAATAAGGATGGTCAGTTTCAAGGCAGCTTTGGTGAAGATCGATTCGGGTGCCCTAGCGGTATTGCCGTGGCTGCAGACGGAAATTTTGTCGTGTCCGACTTCGTCAGGAACAAAGTCTTGGCCTTCACTCCTGCAGGGCAGTTCGTGCACGAACTCGGGGGCAGGGGTGTGACATTCCACCAGCCACGTTACGTGACTGTGTCACAACAAGGTGACATCATCGTTTCGGACTCGGGTAGTCATCAGTTGAAGGTTTTCGACCAGAGCTGGAAATACATCCGCAGCATCGGCGGGTATGGAAAACAAGATGGCTGCCTTAAGTTCCCACACGCCACCTGTGTGGACGTCTTCGGAAACATTCTTGTCTGCGACCGTTACAACGACAGGGTCTCCGTGTTCACGCGCAGAGGGGAGTTTGTGCGTCACTTGCTGACAGCAGCGCATGGCATTCGTCATCCTCAGGGGCTGACTCTGTCTCCAGACCTCCATCTGTACGTCACACACGGAGACCTGAAGGCAAACTGTGTGATGGTCTTTAGCTTACAATGCGAACAGGAACAttggagaaaaaatgttttgtag
- the LOC112557008 gene encoding uncharacterized protein LOC112557008 isoform X1 produces the protein MERSQLISMIPHFRTKSKTNTGMMMAPTVLMQPKVWSTIVEKPCKHHGSAYSRPNLHRQHPRIYACKKHSVQLVTLKHHIFHDSHLITKDRLSGFAEKRRRDTFDERETARAAKEKRTELINDSIGSRLTLENKKIDMELELMEVKLQAARKQHEMEVELLKIKTECSRLKHMKLYYEVRKLEKELGVPGETGVNTLTSTIPVIDALEVNQTHKVYS, from the exons ATGGAGAGGAGTCAACTGATCAGTATGATCCCACATTTCAGAACAAAG AGCAAGACGAACACTGGCATGATGATGGCTCCAACAGTTTTGATGCAGCCCAAAGTATGGTCCACCATAGTGGAG AAACCATGCAAGCACCATGGAAGCGCCTACTCAAGACCAAACCTACACAGGCAGCATCCAAGAATATATGCCTGCAAGAAACATTCAGTACAGCTAGTGACCTTGAAACACCACATTTTCCATGATTCACATCTTATTACAAAGGATAGGCTTTCGGGGtttgcagaaaaaagaagaagagatacATTTGATGAGAGGGAGACAGCCAGGGcagcaaaagagaaaaggacagaACTGATAAATGACAGCATAGGCAGCAGACTTacacttgaaaataaaaaaattgacatgGAACTTGAACTTATGGAAGTGAAACTGCAAGCTGCAAGAAAACAGCATGAAATGGAGGTGGAACTACTTAAAATCAAAACAGAGTGCTCCAGACTGAAACATATGAAACTGTATTATGAAGTTCGCAAGCTGGAAAAAGAACTGGGTGTGCCTGGGGAAACTGGTGTGAACACTTTGACCTCCACCATCCCAGTTATAGATGCTTTAGAAGTCAATCAGACACATAAGGTTTATTCATAG
- the LOC112557003 gene encoding uncharacterized protein LOC112557003 produces MPRAYRRPYLFIIGMTVFFLLIYILLYTDLSGSRLSSSPQENLDLKLSPDLLGLGVLQQPHGPGVVAGLSSKRIRGMPPFIPQLHIKTLPHPVVTSNMTETEAEENFFRYLENKDVLCKNDVRLGHQHEGGWNVCLSPPFSLLHPCVVMSFGIGRDWQFDEAVSKIYGCRVLAYDPSILKIGDKQSKLIEFKRIGIGRRNEVNTAGWQLKTLGTIIRDEGLKDKIISYVKIDIEYSEWEVLKSIYQEMSLHNVRQFGFEMHSRELFHASKIDMPTTKEDFVQMYNLLSPLEDKFNFRKFNYRRNPLGEYKSNITGKLRSCCYDLHYLNMNFVTPNYTILHDQDSKLFH; encoded by the exons ATGCCTCGAGCATATAGACGGCCTTATCTCTTCATCATTGGAATGACAGTCTTCTTCTTGCTGATTTACATCCTGTTGTATACAGATCTCAGTGGTAGTAGGTTGAGCTCCAGTCCTCAGGAGAATCTTGATCTAAAACTCAGTCCAGACCTGTTGGGCCTGGGTGTATTGCAGCAACCTCATGGCCCTGGTGTTGTTGCAGGCCTAAGCTCCAAAAGA ATCAGGGGTATGCCTCCCTTTATCCCCCAGCTGCACATAAAAACGCTTCCACACCCAGTCGTCACAAGCAACATGACAGAAACTGAGGCAGAGGAAAACTTtttcag ATACCTGGAGAATAAAGATGTTCTTTGCAAAAATGATGTTaggctgggtcaccaacatgaAGGAGGCTGGAACGTTTGCCTGTCCCCACCATTCTCTTTGCTTCATCCCTGTGTAGTTATGTCATTTGG aatTGGCCGAGACTGGCAATTTGATGAAGCCGTATCAAAAATATATGGCTGTCGTGTGTTGGCTTATGACCCCAG CATTTTGAAGATAGGTGACAAACAGAGTAAACTTATTGAGTTCAAAAGAATTGGAATTGGACGTCGAAATGAAGTGAATACGGCTGGCTGGCAGCTGAAAACACTAGGCACAATTATTCGTGATGAAGGACTTAAAGAT aaaattATCAGCTATGTCAAAATTGACATCGAATATTCAGAGTGGGAAGTACTGAAATCAATCTACCAGGAGATGTCCTTGCACAATGTTCGTCAGTTTGGATTTGAAATGCACTCCAGAGAACTATTTCATGCATCAAAAATTGATATGCCAACAACCAAAGAGGATTTTGTCCAGATGTATAATCTGCTTAGTCCACTGGAAGATAAATTTAATTTCAGGAAGTTTAACTACAGACGAAATCCTTTGGGAGAATACAAGTCAAACATTACAGGAAAATTAAGATCATGCTGTTATGACCTTCATTACCTGAATATGAACTTTGTCACACCTAATTACACCATTCTGCATGACCaagattcaaaattgtttcattaa
- the LOC112556999 gene encoding tripartite motif-containing protein 3-like isoform X1: MRAVQLSKSTKFSYCSCQPTNKGRQLSVTVNVLATSSPLPFLAVSKRCETAADVVPSSTPLLVVGCDVREMDEAVIVLTYTLVTDSVELVCQDTVMTSAANGTQTGFDCRQERNVGKMWGQTEHKWPSGRRENTLINRPVDSKDAPSQHPTSVRTLVRDTEISNETFRENQLNSQVNFKGHVNVLFRYDEDLSPGCRIQYGREIVGRDSGHGYLQDATDVLCLSNSCILVTDFVNSRLQKFSNRGEHISYIKDNELLEPWATVMAPNGCLAVTSRKKRQVVLLNKDGQFQGSFGEDRFGCPSGIAVAADGNFVVSDFVRNKVLAFTPAGQFVHELGGRGVTFHQPRYVTVSQQGDIIVSDSGSHQLKVFDQSWKYIRSIGGYGKQDGCLKFPHATCVDVFGNILVCDRYNDRVSVFTRRGEFVRHLLTAAHGIRHPQGLTLSPDLHLYVTHGDLKANCVMVFSLQCEQEHWRKNVL; the protein is encoded by the exons ATGCGGGCTGTACAGCTGAGTAAGTCAACGAAATTTTCATACTGTTCCTGCCAGCCAACAAACAAAGGGAGGCAGTTGAGTGTAACAGTAAATGTGTTAGCTACATCGTCTCCATTGCCGTTCCTTGCTGTTAGCAAGCGATGCGAGACAGCGGCAGATGTGGTACCATCGTCCACACCACTGCTTGTGGTCGGGTGTGATGTCAGGGAGATGGATGAAGCTGTGATTGTGCTGACCTATACGCTTGTCACTG ACTCCGTTGAGCTGGTGTGTCAGGACAcggtgatgacgtcagcagccaACGGCACGCAGACGGGTTTTGACTGTCGCCAGGAACGGAATGTTGGAAAGATGTGGGGACAAACAGAACACAAATGGCCGAGTGGCAGACGTGAAAATACGCTGATTAATCGGCCAGTGGACAGTAAAGACGCCCCATCACAGCATCCAACATCAGTCAGAACATTGGTCAGAGACACCGAAATAAGTAATG AGACGTTCAGAGAGAATCAGCTGAACAGTCAAGTCAACTTTAAAGGTCACGTTAACGTCCTTTTTCGCTATGACGAAGACCTGAGCCCCGGATGTAGGATTCAGTACGGTCGGGAAATCGTCGGACGGGACAGTGGACATGGATATCTGCAAGATGCTACGGACGTCTTGTGTCTCTCTAATTCCTGTATCTTGGTCACAGACTTTGTCAACAGTCGTTTGCAG AAGTTCAGCAACAGAGGTGAACACATCAGCTACATTAAAGATAACGAACTTCTCGAACCCTGGGCTACCGTGATGGCGCCGAACGGTTGTCTGGCAGTGACTTCGCGCAAGAAGAGACAGGTGGTGCTGCTGAATAAGGATGGTCAGTTTCAAGGCAGCTTTGGTGAAGATCGATTCGGGTGCCCTAGCGGTATTGCCGTGGCTGCAGACGGAAATTTTGTCGTGTCCGACTTCGTCAGGAACAAAGTCTTGGCCTTCACTCCTGCAGGGCAGTTCGTGCACGAACTCGGGGGCAGGGGTGTGACATTCCACCAGCCACGTTACGTGACTGTGTCACAACAAGGTGACATCATCGTTTCGGACTCGGGTAGTCATCAGTTGAAGGTTTTCGACCAGAGCTGGAAATACATCCGCAGCATCGGCGGGTATGGAAAACAAGATGGCTGCCTTAAGTTCCCACACGCCACCTGTGTGGACGTCTTCGGAAACATTCTTGTCTGCGACCGTTACAACGACAGGGTCTCCGTGTTCACGCGCAGAGGGGAGTTTGTGCGTCACTTGCTGACAGCAGCGCATGGCATTCGTCATCCTCAGGGGCTGACTCTGTCTCCAGACCTCCATCTGTACGTCACACACGGAGACCTGAAGGCAAACTGTGTGATGGTCTTTAGCTTACAATGCGAACAGGAACAttggagaaaaaatgttttgtag